The genome window TGGTGTTTATCTCCACTCTCATGGATATCGCGATTGAGATGGGATTGATAATCTAATATCTAATCAAATTGCGTTCCTATACTTTAATTTAATTCTATTTTGGCAATCTCATATTATTTGTTAATGACTGTGGTCTCTTCGGCGACTGGCTCATCCAAAGAGATGCAGTGGTATACATTTGAGAAATCTCATGAATGGAAAGATTAACAACAGCGAGGAAGTAGAGGAAATAGAAGAGGTAGAAGCAGAAGCAAGAGATTGCGTGAGGAAAAGGACCTTTTAAGCGGTGTCGTTATCGGCGAGGTTATTGGATATGGTGATGCTGCAGAGCTGCAGATATAGACATGCAGACATGCGCCGGCCGGGATTCGAACCCGGGTTAGAGGCTCTTTACTCCTCCTTCCCCCTCTCAGAAGAGGATTGGCAAGCCCCTGTGATACCACTACACTACCGGCGCGATACGATACACGCGGATATCAATATATATGAGACTGAGGCTGAGGACTGAAACTATTTTATTATAAACTCTTCTCCATTCTTCGGTGCGATTGCTTCACATCCAAATTTATCCCTTGTCCATGATGCGAACTCCTCTGTGTGCTCACCATGCACCGGGAATACAATCTCTGTACCCGAATTGCAGAACCGGGACACCAACTCCTTCAACTCTGAGTCGCCTGCATGTGCAGAGAAATCATACTGTTCCACATTCGCATTCACCTTCATCACTTCTCCATTCGTCTCTACACAGCCCTGCTCAACTAATCGCCTGCCGTTTGTCCCCTCTATCTGATAACCAGTGAGGAGAACCTTGCTCCTCGGATCTTCATGTATCTTCTTCAGATAATATAGCACCGGTCCTCCATTGAGCATACCGGCGGTAGTGACAATAACAGAAGGTTCAGAGAGAGCTTTCTTGCGCTTCTTCGAGTTCACAAAGATTGCATCGGCAAAGGCATCATTTAGCGCTTTCGCATCCTTTAGAAATTCTGGATGGTGCTTGAACAGGGAGAATACACTCAGACCCATACCATCCACATACGGTGTAACTCCGTAAGAATGGAGTATCATCACTATTTCCTGCGTCCTGCCTACCGCGAAACAGGGCACAATCGCATTACCTCCAGATTCTACCGTCTCTTTTATAGAATCAACAAATTCACGCTCCAGCTCCTTCCTGTCGCGGTGTTCCCTGCCATAGTATGTACTCTCTATCAGTAAGATATCAGATTGTGGGTATTCAGCAGGTTGAGCACTGTTTATCAACCGAGTTGCACCCAGCTTTATATCGCCCGTGTAGAAGAGGCTTATATCCTCACTCTCTTTCTTAAGGTATACAGAAGAGCTACCCGGTATATGCCCTGCATTATATAATATGACCTCATATTCTGCATCATAATCAGAACCGTCCAGTATAATCCGCTCGCCATAATTCACTGGGTGGGTATGCCGGTCCATTCTCCGGATATTGCCCTCATCAAAGAAACTAAAACCCTGCTCCCTACCTACTTTTATCGTATCCCTGCCAAGGAGCTGAGTCAAATCCCGTGTTACTGGAGTCAGATATACATCTGGTACCCGCTTCTTGTGCTCAGGCATTAAACTCGGTACCATACCCGAGTGGTCAAGGTGCGCATGTGATACGATAACTGACTTGGGGAAAGCACTCTCAATTGGTACTTCTGGTGGCTCGGACGGTCTAAGTCCATAATCCATAACTATCTTATCATCAATCAGTATCGCAGAACGACCAACCTCATTGCAACCGCCAAGGAACTTTATCTTCATCTCCTCTCCTCTTTCTCTTGCATCCTATAACGCTCTGTCTTCGTTATCTCAACCCTTCTCAGTGGGTATATCTTCTTCGCAACTTTGTATATGTCAGATGATAACTTCCCCAGAATTATCTCCTGGATATACTTGCTTAATTCCAATGTTTTTGCTCTATTTATTATTATCTCCTCCATCATCTTCCTTATTTGCTTCACCTGCGCCTCACTCGCCTTCTTCAGCGTGAAGCAAGAAGTTTTTACCCGCAGCTTCTCGCCATCTTTCGTCATGACATCAATATTGGAGTCTATCTTTGAGATTCCTTTCCTCGCCAGGCTCCGTAAATAGCCAGTATCCATCTTATGTCCTATGAACCTCGTATAAGCCGTTGTGTGATTGACATCGTCAATCTCCAGTAACAACTTCAGGTTTGTATTCTTTATCATCTTCCCCGTGAGGTCTCCAAGAG of Methanophagales archaeon contains these proteins:
- a CDS encoding MBL fold metallo-hydrolase, whose amino-acid sequence is MKIKFLGGCNEVGRSAILIDDKIVMDYGLRPSEPPEVPIESAFPKSVIVSHAHLDHSGMVPSLMPEHKKRVPDVYLTPVTRDLTQLLGRDTIKVGREQGFSFFDEGNIRRMDRHTHPVNYGERIILDGSDYDAEYEVILYNAGHIPGSSSVYLKKESEDISLFYTGDIKLGATRLINSAQPAEYPQSDILLIESTYYGREHRDRKELEREFVDSIKETVESGGNAIVPCFAVGRTQEIVMILHSYGVTPYVDGMGLSVFSLFKHHPEFLKDAKALNDAFADAIFVNSKKRKKALSEPSVIVTTAGMLNGGPVLYYLKKIHEDPRSKVLLTGYQIEGTNGRRLVEQGCVETNGEVMKVNANVEQYDFSAHAGDSELKELVSRFCNSGTEIVFPVHGEHTEEFASWTRDKFGCEAIAPKNGEEFIIK
- a CDS encoding 30S ribosomal protein S3ae; protein product: MAHKRSRDKWKAKQWYTVLAPKMFGEVKAGETVADEPSKLIGRRIEMTLGDLTGKMIKNTNLKLLLEIDDVNHTTAYTRFIGHKMDTGYLRSLARKGISKIDSNIDVMTKDGEKLRVKTSCFTLKKASEAQVKQIRKMMEEIIINRAKTLELSKYIQEIILGKLSSDIYKVAKKIYPLRRVEITKTERYRMQEKEERR